From a single Oncorhynchus nerka isolate Pitt River linkage group LG11, Oner_Uvic_2.0, whole genome shotgun sequence genomic region:
- the LOC115123178 gene encoding ICOS ligand-like isoform X4 has product MDVIYGMCVQWLFRCVLFLVSLPFLQSKDVTMVIGEVGGAVTIPCTSDLCENPLVFMYVQRPGSNGNNPRFINGYHTNKRLDPKEYTNRTHVDPRQRTMKLWSILPSDEGLYECHIQYQTKKKQENIQLNVTANYSIPIVTVACDNVSCLLTCSSDNGYPRRDIEWSPNPPLNQSHWRVVNSSDVTDPVSMLFSVFSSISVNCSSGPRLNLSCAVGGVLSQEHTVYGEEAARPAERVQLTCRNLDS; this is encoded by the exons ATGGACGTG ATCTATGGGATGTGTGTGCAATGGCTATTTCG GTGTGTCCTCTTCCTGGTATCGCTGCCGTTTCTTCAAAGTAAAG atgtcaccATGGTGATAGGAGAGGTGGGCGGggctgtgactatcccctgtacCTCAGACCTCTGTGAGAACCCTCTGGTCTTCATGTACGTACAGAGACCTGGTTCCAATGGAAATAATCCCCGGTTCATTAATGGCTACCATACGAATAAGCGGTTAGACCCTAAGGAGTACACTAACCGCACACATGTAGACCCCAGACAGCGAACAATGAAGCTGTGGAGTATATTGCCGTCAGATGAGGGGCTGTACGAGTGTCACATTCAATACCAAACCAAGAAGAAGCAGGAGAACATACAGCTCAATGTGACAG CCAACTACAGCATCCCCATTGTAACGGTGGCCTGTGACAACGTCAGTTGCTTGCTGACGTGTTCCTCCGACAATGGTTACCCTCGTAGGGACATTGAGTGGAGCCCAAACCCTCCTCTGAACCAGAGCCACTGGAGAGTAGTGAACAGTAGTGATGTGACAGACCCGGTCTCTATGCTGTTCTCTGTCTTCAGTTCCATATCCGTCAACTGCTCCTCCGGACCCCGGCTGAACCTCAGCTGTGCTGTAGGGGGCGTCCTTTCACAGGAACACACcgtct